Part of the Candoia aspera isolate rCanAsp1 chromosome 1, rCanAsp1.hap2, whole genome shotgun sequence genome, attttcctgTGTGTAAAAGAATATCAGATACAATCAAGCTCCATTAAAATCACTAAAATTGTTGCCACAGACTGCTATGGAGTTATGCCAGTAAGTGCCTCTAATTCTTACActattaaaatattcaaaaaaaGCCTACTGAATTACCCTACCGTTTGTGCTGGGAAAACAGCAGTAGAAGACGGGGCATTCACCATGTCATTCACACAGCCTAAGACAGAAGAGGGGAGAGTATCTTCTGCCCTGCATAAGAGGAAGCAGAACGGTCAGAGACTCCAGGCTGAAGTCAATAGTACCATTTATATGGCGGGTACAAAGAGCACGGCGGCTGGGTCTTGTCCATTGTGCAAGAACATCATCCATACAAGTTAGCTATAGATGTGGATATCACATgcgcctgcacacacacacaagcacccaGCTTTTTGGGCTTATAGCGTTTTTGTTATAAGATGTTCTGGGGATCCCCAACCTTTTTGCCCCCGGTGGTCACGTTGGTAATGTCAAAAGTATGTTATGGATACTAGTGCAAAATGGCTGCTGCGGGCCTTGCCTATTCACGGAACAGGCCTTAGGGGGAATGTGGCTAGTTACAAAGCATCAACATATCAGAATGCTGCTTATCTTCGTCTGTTTTGGTGGGTAAGCAGGCACAAAGCACAACTTCAGCCACCCATGAAGTTTGTAAGGTCCATCCTAAGAGGCATTCTTCAAAATTAGGTCTttctaaataatgttttaatgtaAAGATGGTCAGGTGGGGAACAGATGACAGGTAAACTTCAAGATAAGTGTCCACAAACACAGTGACACCCCTCAAAGATGCTACATTAACCCAGACATATTATCTAGGGACTAAGTTGTGAATTCAGATTTACCTGCAATATATAGGAAAAACTGTCTCATAAATCACTCCAAGGTGATGAATGTGGAACGGTTTGAAAATTCTAAAGTGCTACATAAGTGGTATAACATTTTAAAGCCTCTCTCCATAATTTTTTCTCTGCATTCAGATCTTTGGTACATTGCAACAAACCGTAAATGTTGCAGGACAGCAGTCATTGTGGTGCAGTGTATTCATTAGCTCCTGTGTTGTTATTTCAAATGAGCTGTGCAGTGGCAAATTACTAAAGTTTGGTGAAAAAGTATTTGACCTCTTCCACATTTTCTGAagttttgcatatctttgccactgaatgtaATCAGAGCTTTATGTAGGTCCGACTGATAACAGAATCTGACTAGACAAATAGCATGAAGGCTtgctgcttgtttcatttatttcataaaaaatCAACTTGCAATATGTCAGTGTAAAAAAGTAATAATTCCCCAAATTCAATCAAAGAATTTATAAACCTGTATAAATCTCACAAAATGTGGCTTTCCTCATGATGGTGAAGTTCTCACCACACAGATTCTAAAGAGACATCTaaagggagattttttttaatgcctcttagtctgggaaaaaaagttacaaaaacatTTCTAAAGTTGTGAGGCTTCACCAATTCACAGTTGGAGAAGTCTTGGCACAATGGAGAACTTTCCCAAGAGTGGCTGTCCTGTCAAAGTCACTCCAACTGCACAGAATAAAATAGTCTAGGAAATACAAGGAACCTCAGAATAACAGTCAGGGTTCTGCATCACTTTTGCTGTAGCTTAAGTCTGTGTTTAAGTCCCCACCATCAGAAAATGCTCGGTAAAAATGGGATtccagagaaaacaaaaaggccCAAACCACTGCTCATTAAGACATTATTGGTCATCTCAAGTTTGTCCAAAAGCTCCTGGAGCAATGTCTATAGACTAATGAACACAGAGTAGTACTTTGTGGGCTAGATGGGTGTCATTATGTTTCATGGAAAGTAGGCAATAAGAATCTCATGCCAACTTTCAGGTAGGCAGATGGTAGTTCCATGGTTTGGGCATGCTCTGCTGATTTAGGACCCGGATGATGTACAACATGACAGAACCATGAAATCTGCTTTGTATCAGGAAATTCTCCAGAAGAGTATCAGACCACCTATCCATCAGCTGAAGCGCACATCATGTAGCAAGACAGTGATCCCAAACCTGGAAGCCAGTCTACAGGAGAATGCATGATGAACAAATTCAGTATGTTGGAATGGGCAAGTGAGAGTCAGACCCAAATCCCTATGGGAGGACCTGAAATGAGCAATTCCTGCTGGAAAATCCTCAAGGATTACTGAGTTGGTCATGGTTAAAAGAGGTGTAACCCATTACTGAATCTAAGCAGGGGATTACTTTTTCACTCTGGCACATCACATGCAGGAtgaatttgtttctgaaataaatgaaacaagtacCAACTTCGGTGTTATTTATTCACTCAGATTCCTTTTATCTATCAGTAAGGCCCatatgaaaattcaaaagggggAGAATACTTTTTCACAGAAATATACATGCCCATGGTTTGCAGAGCAAGGTTGCAGTTGAATAAACTCCAAATTTTGTATATGGTGCTTATTTTTATCAGTCAAGAGATGCTTTAATCTATGCTAGGGGCTTGAATTTCCTGCCCTTTGTGTTTTATAATTTCTGAAAACTTAAACTCCCTGAGTGTAATTGTAAAGGAACGGTTTTGTTAAAAAGAGCTATGTGGTTAATGCATTcatttccctccttttttttcctatttaataaATACCCTGCTTGTGGTATTCTCCTGCTGTTTCCAGCTTAACATGAGATAATGTGAAGAAACTGCTGATAatttcttaataaaataaaacgCAATGCTTCTATaaattatgtttaattaaaattgtGAAAATACAGCTTTCATGAAGCCAATGAACATATTGCATTGAGTCACATCTTCATCAAGATTTTGACTAAGCTGAGGATCCATGCATCATATTCTCATGCAATGTAAAACTTTTAGTATTGGCGCTAAGTTATGTTATTAAATTCTTGGACTAAATGAGAAAGGATACCTATGTGAATTTTGTCCACAACCACTACCTTAAGTAATCCCAATTCATATCAGAGCTattgcaataaaatatatttacaaattaaTCCTGTTGCTCTATTAATTATTTGGGTAATTACTGCAATTCTTCCCACCTTGTTTTCAGTATTTCTTAATCATTAAACTGGAAGCCTGGCAGCAGTGCCAGCCCTGGCATGATTCTTTTTGACTAAAACCTTGTAAATTAACACAATTAGCACAGCATCATACTGCTAATTAACTTCCTGTGTCTGGTACAGCGGATGTGCAAACAAGGAATAGGGATTCAGCAGGGAATAAACATGCCACTCTGTTGCCAAACTGTATGTTGTATTCAGTCTAGCTCAGCAGggctaagagagtcatgccaagATGCTGGAGTCAGGCAAAGAAATGCAAGCTAGGAAGAGCACAGGCTGTTAAGTGAAAGATAGTAGTAATTTATCAGAGAAGCCAGGCCATCCATGTTTGATGTATACCAAGCCTTTATAACTGAGCATCTGgtcggtaggtaggtaggtagggaaataatttattttattaggcAGAAGTAAGTGTTaaatgaatttttcttttaatgctgatGAACTCTGCCTGTCTTGTGTGGTACAGGGCCAAACTACATCTAAATTAAGATAATCTCTTCTCTTTTGGGCGTGTTCATTTTGCTCAAATAGTGTTGATCCTGTTCTGGCAGCCAGCATTCTTcctgccaccccaccccacaaactTTTAGTAACTGACTTGCGTTTACTTCTCTCTTCCCCTGCCCACCCCTTTTTGTTCTTtactggtggggtgggggtggaattggaagaggaagggaggagaaagagcAGGCTGATAGACAAGTGATGCTGGGCTTTGCTCTTTccgtgccccccccccgcccctgcttCCTCCCAGAGCCTCAACAACAGGACTCTGACGCAGAGAGCAGCCCGTTGTAATTCATACCGAGTTGTAGGCTTTGTGCGATGAAAGCAACGGAGCGCTGCCTGGGAGATTGCTTTGCTGCACTCCACGAAGCAGATTTGAAACTGTCGTGGACCACTTTAGATGAGAGTTGGATTATGGAATGACCTGCTATGTCTGTGTCATATTGTTCTGCACAGGGTGCATTATATTGTGCTAACTAGGTGTTCAGTACCAAATAAGAAAGGTATCCTAGATGTGATTTGTCAGCTGTAGCTTACGGagggttgttttttccccctccattaaAATTGAAAAGTGCAATGAGGGGAAATGGTATGCTTTAGATATCTAAGAACAGGTTATCTAACAGCAAATCCATGCTTGCGATATTAAGAATGTCCATGTGCAACCCTTTAAAACAAATCCAGCTGGATAAAATCATTTCTTTGACTCTCCCCCTTCCAAGTTAGCAAGACACATTAGAGGTGCATGTGGGTGGGTGTATGCTTTTTTCAAGAAAATGAATCACCAGcagtacttttttcttcttttacagaTAATTTGCATGTAATCTGTTGATTTCAACCTAGTAATTCTGCATATAAATGAAGAAATCAAGTTGATATACTCAGATATCATTGCACTTGTCTTTTTTAATCTAATTgctaatttttcttttccttcctcccaaaCCCTCAGGCTTGAAGATGCAGTGGACGCCAGAACATGCCCAGTGGCCAGAGCAGCACTTTGACATCACTTCAACCACCCGCTCTCCCGCCCACAAGGTAGAAGCTTACCGCGGACATCTGCAGCGCACCTATCAGTATGCATGGGCTAACGATGACATCTCTGCTCTCACGGCCTCAAATCTGCTGAAGAAATATGCGGAAAAGTATTCCGGCATTTTGGAAGGGCCAGCTGAACGGCCCATCCTGGGTAACTATGTGGAGCCTCCGTCAGGGCTGGTGAATGGTCGCAAAAGTGAAAGTGAGCCATGGCAGCCTTCTCTGAACTCTGAGAGTGTTTATCCTATGAACTGTGTCCCGGATGTTATTACTGCCAGCAAAGCTGGAGTAAGTGCTGCCCTCCCTCCGGCAGATGTCTCTGCCAGTATAGGGAGTTCACCTGGGGTGGCTGGTAACCTGACAGAACCTAGTTATTCAAGTAGTACATGTGGAAGTCATACAGTACCTAGTCTGCATTCAGGGCTCCCATCTCAGGAATATGCCGCAGGATATAACGGATCTTACCTGCATACAAGTTACAGTGGCCAGCCAGCACCTGCACTTCCTTCACCTCATCCCTCTCCTTTGCATAGCTCTGGGCTTTTACAGCCACCCCCTCCGCCACCGCCTCCACCAGCCCTAGTGCCAGGCTACAATGGGACATCTAACCTTTCCAGTTACAGCTATCCGCCGGCAAGTTATCCCCCTCAAAGTGCTGTGGGGCCTGGCTATAGCCCTGGTGGTGCACCGCCTCCTTCAGCATATCTGCCTTCAGGTATCCCTGCACCAactcctctcccccccaccacagTACCTGGGTACACCTACCAGAGTCATGGGTTAACACCCATTGCGCCGCCTGCCCTGACCAACAGCTCAGCAACGTCTCTCAAGAGAAAAGCTTTCTATATGGCAGGACAAGGAGAAATGGACTCCAGCTACGGAAATTACAACTATGGCCAACAGAGATCTACACAAAGTCCCATGTACAGGATGCCTGACAACAGCATTTCCAGTGCCAGCAGAGGGAATGGCTTTGACCGAAGCGCTGAATCCTCCTCCTTGGCATTTAAGCCAACCAAACAGATCATGGCTCCCGAGCAGCAAAGGAAATTTAACCAGTCCAGTCGGGCTCTGACGCCCCCTTCCTACAGTTCTGCTAAAAATTCCCTTGGCTCCAGAGCAAGCGAGCCCTTTGGGAAGTATAGCTCTCCCGTCATGAATGAACACAGCGAAGAACATAGGCAGCTTCTTCCTCATCCAATGCAAGGCCCGGGACTTCGTGCAGCTACCTCATCCAACCACTCTGTGGACGAGCAATTGAAGAACACTGATGCGCACCTCATGGACCTTGTGACCAATGAGATTATCAACCAAGGACCCCCTGTGGACTGGAATGACATTGCTGGACTAGATTTGGTGAAGGCTGTCATTAAAGAGGAGGTTTTATGGCCAGTCTTGAGGTCAGATGCATTTAATGGGCTGACTGCTCTACCTCGGAGCATTCTTTTGTTTGGACCTCGGGGAACAGGCAAAACATTACTGGGCAGATGTATAGCTACCCAATTGGGTGCCACATTTTTCAAACTCACAGGTTCTGGTCTTGCCACAAAGTGgttaggagaaggagaaaaaattgTTCACGCTTCCTTCCTGGTGGCAAGGTGCCGACAACCCTCGGTGATTTTTGTTAGTGACATTGATATGCTCCTCTCATCCCAAGTGACTGAAGAGCACAGTCCAGTATGTCGGATGAGAACCGAGTTCCTTATGCAGCTGGACACCGTGCTAACTTCTGCCGAGGACCAAATAGTAGTAATCTGTGCCACCAGTAAACCGGAAGAAATAGATGAATCTCTTCGAAGGTACTTCATGAAACGACTTTTAATCCCACTCCCTGACAGCACAGCCAGGCACCAGATAATAGTACAGCTGCTTTCACAGCACAATTACTGCCTCAGCGATAAGGAGGTTGCACTGCTAGTCCAGCGTACAGAAGGCTTTTCTGGACTCGATGTGGCTCATTTGTGTCAGGAAGCTGTAGTGGGCCCTCTTCATGCCATGCCAGCCACAGACCTTTCAGCCCTTATGCCCAGTCAGTTGAGGCCTGTTACGTACCAAGACTTTGACAAGGCTTTCTGCAAAATACAGCCTAGCATCTCTCCAAAGGAGCTCGATACATATGTTGAATGGAACAAAATGTTTGGTTGCAGTCAGTGACAAGccgtctttttaaaaaaaaaaaaacccaaaacaaaaaaatgtgatGAATGTtggtgcgcgcgcacacacacatgtacacacaaaccTGTTACATAGGGCACGGTACCCCTTTTCAGTCGTGTTAAAATTGTGGAAGggtgtttgggggtggggggaaagatgATCACTTTGCATCTAAAGAGCCAGGTTTAGGCCTGAAGGAAGAGTTCATCAGAGGAGAGCTGTTGATCTGCAAAGCCACAGATGATAGGAATAGTCTGTTGATGTTCCGTTCCATTCTGTTCAGACTAGACAACACTCTCTCACCGTCGAGGGTTGATTTTTAGAAGGACATGAACCCTGTGTGTTGATTCATTCTGCTGTTCTTGAGATTTAGTTGCTGTCAAGTGCCTAAAGTGgtgctttattttttcctttccttttttttttttatttgcctcACAATTACATTGGTGGCATGTGCTAATATAAAGagctttaacttcaaaatgttatGGGACTAAAAGACATGAACAGTTGTGTTGTGACAGAGAACCAGGTGTGACTTTGGtttaattttggttttggttttctcttttggCTAGTCTAAAAGCAACAGTATTCCTCAATCCTGTCTGTTCTGCAGTATTAAACTAAGAACAGGTAAAACAGGGTAATGGTAATCTGGACCTTAATTTCCGCAGTTTGTTTCGTTTATTGTTCtgtctgcaaaaaaagaaaaaaagaaaaaaaactcaggAAAGTGATTGTGATTTGTACAGTACCTCAAAGGAATGTGTTGAAAGCACTATGTACTGCTGAGATTTAATAGGCTAGGCTTCAATGTTACTTTATCTTAAATATGTATGTTTACCTCaatggttgggaaaaaaaatgacaaggaGAAATATTTTGAATGTATTAAGGAGCAAGCTGAAGCGTGCTAAAAAGTTCATCTTTAAAACTTTGAAAATACAACAGGAGTATCCCAGTGTTTAAGgaaggtttctttctttctttttaaccaaTATTGGGGATCAAATTGGAGCAAGGCAATTTTCATGGCAGTCATGTGTGGAAGTCCTTAGTCCCTGACAATTTTGTGACAAGTCGGTAGAGAGTGCACAGACAATAAAAAAGTCCCCCTGTCAAATTATCGAATCATCCGGGACAGTCAGAGATGAGATCTGATTAGGACTCTGAGAGGCAAATTACCACAGACCACAAGATACACCTTCGGCATCTTGGTTAGGTTGTAGCATCTTGATTCCCCCATTGCATCAGTAGAACAGGATCCTTGTAGGTCACGGAGCGCTTAGGGGCTGCAGAGCTGTTTACAGCAATGCAgcgacaaaacaaaaaaaaacaacacaaaattgAACCCTCAAATGGCATCTCTCTTCCTCGCCTTGCATTTTCACCACCAAATGAAAAGTTGTCCGTTCATTTTGTGTGCTGTTGCCTCTTCGgtttccttgattgctttgtttgttttgtttttaatgtgatcATTCCACGGTCATTAGAAATTCACCCAGCTGGAAAATGCCCACTATTTTATTTCTACctcagattttgttttatttctcttaGAAAGCAACGTAAAGAACAGAACAAGCCGGATTACCACTAGCATGCAAAGCTGTTGAAGGACCTATTCGCGCATAACCCTAAATATGCTTCTTCTAAAAGAGCCTGCTTTGTCTTCAGTGAGGTTTTTATCCAAGTAAGCGTGTGTAGAATTGCAGTCAAAAAGAAAAGGGGTCCAGAAGGGAAtacttctgcctcttctcctcttGCCCAGCCAGGGCAAATGGTGACTGTCTTCCTTCGGGAAAGAGAAGCTAGATAGGATATGTGGCGTTTTATTCTATTTGTGCCCCTTTTCTACATTGTCTTCCTTTTTGATTCTTTAATGCTTTTATGGACAATTCTTTTCATGACAGCTGACTGATGCTGTAATGTCGCTGAACAGTAGAGCAATTCAGACCTTCGCAGCCACACGAGCAGAGAGcaacctctttctctctctccctttctctttctctctctgtttttttatGTAATCTTTTGTTTACTTTAAAGAAACAGTAGCCGAACAGTTACGAATTATTGGCATTTAATGTTACTTTTAAGTAATGTACCTTCAAATCCATGAAATAAATGCACTGAAGAGCTCTAATGAGAAAAAGACAATTAGTCACCTACTTATTTTGTCTTTAAAGCTACTGCCCAATTATTACACTTGGCATTTTCTCAGCTAAAATGTTAATTTTCGTTgctaaaaaccaagcaaataaACCAAAATGCATGTTCTAGAAGTCCTTTTTGTTCATTCTAAACTTATGGGTTGCTTCTCAAAGGCAAAGTGGTtcattaaaaagtaaaacagtGCCTTTCACTAAGGATATAGTGAAGTAAGTCTTAATAAGTGCTTCGCATTTTCAGTTACAAaggcctttctttctctctctttatttccCATCCATTTGTTCCATTGTATCTTTTCCGTTTGGGAAGAGCAACGATCCCCTTTGCCAGATTCATATTGATCTTGCAGATGGCTTTCTGATGCGTATTGCTGACCAAGCTTCTGACTGTTGGATATCACATTATGCTCTTGTGCTGCATAAAGGCTCGAACATGTCTTGAAAAACTAAATTCACAATTGTATCACCTCTCTCTATACTTCCTTTAAAATCAATGTTATCTAATTTTAAGGTGACACCAAATGT contains:
- the FIGN gene encoding fidgetin — protein: MISSTSVYGLKMQWTPEHAQWPEQHFDITSTTRSPAHKVEAYRGHLQRTYQYAWANDDISALTASNLLKKYAEKYSGILEGPAERPILGNYVEPPSGLVNGRKSESEPWQPSLNSESVYPMNCVPDVITASKAGVSAALPPADVSASIGSSPGVAGNLTEPSYSSSTCGSHTVPSLHSGLPSQEYAAGYNGSYLHTSYSGQPAPALPSPHPSPLHSSGLLQPPPPPPPPPALVPGYNGTSNLSSYSYPPASYPPQSAVGPGYSPGGAPPPSAYLPSGIPAPTPLPPTTVPGYTYQSHGLTPIAPPALTNSSATSLKRKAFYMAGQGEMDSSYGNYNYGQQRSTQSPMYRMPDNSISSASRGNGFDRSAESSSLAFKPTKQIMAPEQQRKFNQSSRALTPPSYSSAKNSLGSRASEPFGKYSSPVMNEHSEEHRQLLPHPMQGPGLRAATSSNHSVDEQLKNTDAHLMDLVTNEIINQGPPVDWNDIAGLDLVKAVIKEEVLWPVLRSDAFNGLTALPRSILLFGPRGTGKTLLGRCIATQLGATFFKLTGSGLATKWLGEGEKIVHASFLVARCRQPSVIFVSDIDMLLSSQVTEEHSPVCRMRTEFLMQLDTVLTSAEDQIVVICATSKPEEIDESLRRYFMKRLLIPLPDSTARHQIIVQLLSQHNYCLSDKEVALLVQRTEGFSGLDVAHLCQEAVVGPLHAMPATDLSALMPSQLRPVTYQDFDKAFCKIQPSISPKELDTYVEWNKMFGCSQ